The Siniperca chuatsi isolate FFG_IHB_CAS linkage group LG2, ASM2008510v1, whole genome shotgun sequence genome window below encodes:
- the itga7 gene encoding integrin alpha-7 isoform X3, with the protein MATLVSLGNTVSLSSCSSHPWTALLWALLTLLSQVWGFNLDTTHTLHKLGDRGTFFGFSLALHQQLTPEPQSWILVGAPQAAGQGLLRGSRPGALFKCPITPEEYDCERVDIDGEVSLDRESKDNQWLGVTVKSQGIGGKVVTCAHLYELRQRVSQPSETRDPIGRCYVLSEDLTERDDLDGGEWKFCEGRPQGHEQFGFCQQGLSVSFTPDNNFILFGAPGTYNWKGFSVDSAMGIMSLGELTFVAGAPRANHTGAVVLLRKDNVYRLVPQHIFWGEELASSFGYSVATTDLNRDGWTDLIVGAPNFFDRKAEIGGAVYVYLNPFGHWDDQARPIRLNGTYDSMFGMTVSNIGDLDQDGYGDIAVGAPFDGDGKVFIYRGSDAGIETKPAQVLDGRDFDVRRFGYSISGGLDIDNNQYPDIAVGSLNDSVVLFRSHPVIHVIREISIDPQYIDLEQYNCKGREGVCVEVKACFTFTAHPEHYSPHITLVVHFEADTERRKLGLPHRVNFLGRSSLDPEYTQTEEVELHRQRHPVCATAVFQLHENIRDKLRPISLAITHTIKPVPPRRHSGAKRLEKLAPVLSVSPSNTLHSEVNFLREGCGSDKICQSNLKLSYQFGTRPLTSDLFTPLQKDEDDVQVFSLSEQRLVVLELIVTNMPSDPLHPEEDGDDAHAAQLLVSLPNTLSYAGSRIPPQMRCQANQNGSQVECDLGNPVKRNTKLKFSINLSTSNITIETTELTADLLLTTISEQPDLAPVTAFAKVVIELPLSVSGLARPHQLFFSGTVKGESAMTSLEDIGSPVDFEFVVANPGQALKTLGSAFLNIMWPYELANGKWLLYPASWKFEGHPDTHCSPTGALNPLKLDSSSPAELPQAGRTRRSHPEEEGQVMTKASIGRTTPAVAASERRKSLNLDCLLGSARCVLFQCPLHSFSGQAVLKIHARLWNSSFKEEFPAVSALELLVRANITVKSSIKHLVLKDAAAQVPVMIYPEPGLADQYWIPWWIILIAVLAGILLLTLLVCILWKCGFFQRAHYKDKLPQYHAVKIPREDRPQFQTEKSGVVHKKEWATHWSDGTS; encoded by the exons GATCCTTGTGGGGGCACCGCAGGCAGCAGGACAGGGCCTGTTGCGGGGCAGTCGACCAGGAGCTTTGTTCAAGTGTCCAATCACGCCAGAGGAGTACGACTGTGAGAGGGTGGATATTGATGGAGAAG tgAGTCTGGACAGAGAGAGCAAAGACAACCAGTGGCTGGGAGTCACTGTCAAGAGTCAGGGGATTGGAGGGAAGGTGGTG ACCTGCGCTCACCTGTATGAGCTCAGGCAACGTGTAAGTCAACCTTCAGAGACTCGTGACCCCATTGGACGCTGCTACGTTCTGAGTGAGGACCTGACAGAGCGAGATGACCTGGACGGAGGGGAGTGGAAGTTCTGTGAGGGCCGACCACAGGGGCACGAGCAGTTTGGCTTCTGTCAGCAGGGCCTGTCTGTCAGTTTCACCCCAGACAACAACTTCATTCTGTTTGGGGCTCCGGGAACATACAACTGGAAAG GGTTTTCTGTGGACTCGGCCATGGGGATAATGAGCCTCGGGGAACTGACCTTTGTGGCGGGAGCACCTCGGGCCAATCACACAGGGGCAGTGGTGCTGCTGAGGAAGGACAACGTGTACCGGCTGGTGCCACAGCACATTTTCTGGGGGGAGGAGCTGGCGTCTTCATTTGGGTACTCGGTAGCTACGACAGATCTAAACAGGGATGG CTGGACAGATCTGATTGTTGGAGCTCCTAATTTCTTTGACCGTAAGGCAGAGATTGGTGGAGCTGTTTATGTGTACCTAAACCCCTTCGGTCACTGGGATGATCAGGCTCGGCCCATCCGGCTCAACGGGACCTACGACTCCATGTTTGGAATGACAGTCAGCAACATCGGAGACCTGGACCAGGACGGATACGGAG ATATTGCTGTGGGGGCACCATTTGATGGAGATGGCAAAGTTTTCATCTACAGAGGCTCAGATGCTGGAATTGAAACAAAACCTGCTCAG GTGCTGGATGGTCGTGACTTTGATGTCAGACGCTTTGGATACTCCATCTCAGGTGGTTTGGATATTGATAATAACCAGTATCCAGATATTGCAGTTGGCTCTCTTAATGACTCAGTGGTTCTCTTCAG GTCTCATCCAGTCATCCATGTGATCAGAGAAATATCTATCGACCCTCAATACATTGATCTGGAGCAGTACAACTGCAAGGGCAGAGAAGGAGTCTG CGTGGAGGTCAAAGCCTGCTTCACCTTCACAGCCCACCCAGAACACTACTCACCACACATTA CCCTGGTGGTGCATTTTGAAGCCGACACCGAGCGCAGGAAGTTGGGCCTCCCGCACCGCGTTAACTTCTTGGGCCGCAGTTCCCTGGATCCGGAGTACACTCAGACAGAGGAAGTAGAGCTGCATCGGCAGCGTCATCCTGTGTGCGCCACTGCTGTCTTCCAGCTCCAT GAGAACATCCGTGACAAACTGCGTCCCATCTCATTGGCGATAACCCACACTATCAAGCCTGTGCCACCACGCAGACACTCAGGTGCCAAGAGGCTGGAGAAGCTGGCGCCTGTACTGAGTGTTTCCCCCTCTAATACATTGCACTCTGAG GTGAACTTCCTGCGAGAAGGATGTGGCAGCGACAAAATCTGCCAGAGCAACTTGAAGCTGAGCTACCAGTTTGGAAcacgacctctgacctctgacctcttcaCCCCTCTGCAAAA AGATGAGGATGACGTGCAGGTGTTCTCCCTGTCAGAACAGCGGTTGGTGGTGCTGGAGCTCATCGTCACCAACATGCCCTCTGACCCCCTGCACCCTGAGGAGGACGGAGATGACGCCCACGCTGCTCAGCTGCTTGTCTCCCTTCCAAACACTCTGTCGTATGCCGGCTCCAGGATCCCACCACAG ATGAGATGCCAAGCGAACCAGAATGGCTCCCAAGTTGAGTGTGACCTGGGAAACCCTGTGAAACGAAACACTAAG ctgaaatTCTCCATCAACTTGAGCACATCTAACATCACAATCGAGACCACTGAGTTGACAGCAGATCTCTTACTGACAAC TATCAGCGAGCAGCCTGACCTGGCACCAGTCACAGCTTTTGCTAAAGTTGTGATAGAgctccctctgtctgtcagtgg ACTTGCTCGTCCTCACCAGCTGTTCTTCAGCGGGACAGTGAAGGGAGAAAGTGCCATGACCAGTCTGGAGGACATCGGCAGCCCTGTGGATTTTGAGTTTGTG GTCGCTAATCCCGGGCAAGCTCTGAAGACGCTCGGCTCGGCCTTCCTCAACATCATGTGGCCTTACGAGCTGGCCAATGGGAAATGGCTCCTGTATCCTGCCAGCTGGAAGTTTGAGGGtcacccagacacacactgctCCCCAACAGGGGCGTTGAATCCTCTGAAGCTAGACAGCTCCTCACCTGCAGAACTTCCACAG GCTGGGCGAACGCGCCGCTCCCACCCAGAGGAGGAAGGTCAAGTGATGACAAAAGCCAGCATCGGACGAACCACCCCAGCTGTGGCAGCTTCAGAGAGACGCAAGTCGCTCAATCTG GATTGTCTCTTGGGGTCGGCACGCTGTGTCCTGTTCCAGTGTCCCCTCCACAGCTTCTCTGGTCAGGCTGTACTCAAGATCCACGCCAGGCTGTGGAACAGCAGTTTCAAAGAG gaGTTTCCAGCAGTCAGTGCTCTGGAGCTGCTGGTCAGAGCCAACATCACTGTGAAGTCCAGCATCAAACATCTGGTCCTCAAGGACGCCGCTGCACAG GTTCCAGTGATGATCTATCCTGAGCCTGGTCTCGCTGACCAGTACTGGATCCCCTGGTGGATCATCCTCATAGCCGTCCTGGCAGGCATCCTGCTGCTGACTCTACTGGTCTGCATACTGTGGAAG TGTGGCTTCTTCCAACGGGCCCACTACAAAGACAAATTGCCTCAGTACCACGCGGTGAAGATTCCTCGCGAGGACCGGCCACAGTTCCAGACTGAGAAGTCAGGAGTTGTCCATAAAAAGGAATGGGCCACGCACTGGAGTGACGGGACCTCGTAA
- the itga7 gene encoding integrin alpha-7 isoform X2, whose product MATLVSLGNTVSLSSCSSHPWTALLWALLTLLSQVWGFNLDTTHTLHKLGDRGTFFGFSLALHQQLTPEPQSWILVGAPQAAGQGLLRGSRPGALFKCPITPEEYDCERVDIDGEVSLDRESKDNQWLGVTVKSQGIGGKVVTCAHLYELRQRVSQPSETRDPIGRCYVLSEDLTERDDLDGGEWKFCEGRPQGHEQFGFCQQGLSVSFTPDNNFILFGAPGTYNWKGLLFMASPIEDALLYKTLEPSSRPTPFEDVAHNSYLGFSVDSAMGIMSLGELTFVAGAPRANHTGAVVLLRKDNVYRLVPQHIFWGEELASSFGYSVATTDLNRDGWTDLIVGAPNFFDRKAEIGGAVYVYLNPFGHWDDQARPIRLNGTYDSMFGMTVSNIGDLDQDGYGDIAVGAPFDGDGKVFIYRGSDAGIETKPAQVLDGRDFDVRRFGYSISGGLDIDNNQYPDIAVGSLNDSVVLFRSHPVIHVIREISIDPQYIDLEQYNCKGREGVCVEVKACFTFTAHPEHYSPHITLVVHFEADTERRKLGLPHRVNFLGRSSLDPEYTQTEEVELHRQRHPVCATAVFQLHENIRDKLRPISLAITHTIKPVPPRRHSGAKRLEKLAPVLSVSPSNTLHSEVNFLREGCGSDKICQSNLKLSYQFGTRPLTSDLFTPLQKDEDDVQVFSLSEQRLVVLELIVTNMPSDPLHPEEDGDDAHAAQLLVSLPNTLSYAGSRIPPQMRCQANQNGSQVECDLGNPVKRNTKLKFSINLSTSNITIETTELTADLLLTTISEQPDLAPVTAFAKVVIELPLSVSGLARPHQLFFSGTVKGESAMTSLEDIGSPVDFEFVVANPGQALKTLGSAFLNIMWPYELANGKWLLYPASWKFEGHPDTHCSPTGALNPLKLDSSSPAELPQAGRTRRSHPEEEGQVMTKASIGRTTPAVAASERRKSLNLDCLLGSARCVLFQCPLHSFSGQAVLKIHARLWNSSFKEEFPAVSALELLVRANITVKSSIKHLVLKDAAAQVPVMIYPEPGLADQYWIPWWIILIAVLAGILLLTLLVCILWKCGFFQRAHYKDKLPQYHAVKIPREDRPQFQTEKSGVVHKKEWATHWSDGTS is encoded by the exons GATCCTTGTGGGGGCACCGCAGGCAGCAGGACAGGGCCTGTTGCGGGGCAGTCGACCAGGAGCTTTGTTCAAGTGTCCAATCACGCCAGAGGAGTACGACTGTGAGAGGGTGGATATTGATGGAGAAG tgAGTCTGGACAGAGAGAGCAAAGACAACCAGTGGCTGGGAGTCACTGTCAAGAGTCAGGGGATTGGAGGGAAGGTGGTG ACCTGCGCTCACCTGTATGAGCTCAGGCAACGTGTAAGTCAACCTTCAGAGACTCGTGACCCCATTGGACGCTGCTACGTTCTGAGTGAGGACCTGACAGAGCGAGATGACCTGGACGGAGGGGAGTGGAAGTTCTGTGAGGGCCGACCACAGGGGCACGAGCAGTTTGGCTTCTGTCAGCAGGGCCTGTCTGTCAGTTTCACCCCAGACAACAACTTCATTCTGTTTGGGGCTCCGGGAACATACAACTGGAAAG GGCTCTTGTTCATGGCTAGCCCCATTGAAGATGCACTGCTGTACAAAACTCTGGAGCCCTCCAGCCGACCCACACCGTTTGAGGATGTAGCTCATAATAGCTACTTAG GGTTTTCTGTGGACTCGGCCATGGGGATAATGAGCCTCGGGGAACTGACCTTTGTGGCGGGAGCACCTCGGGCCAATCACACAGGGGCAGTGGTGCTGCTGAGGAAGGACAACGTGTACCGGCTGGTGCCACAGCACATTTTCTGGGGGGAGGAGCTGGCGTCTTCATTTGGGTACTCGGTAGCTACGACAGATCTAAACAGGGATGG CTGGACAGATCTGATTGTTGGAGCTCCTAATTTCTTTGACCGTAAGGCAGAGATTGGTGGAGCTGTTTATGTGTACCTAAACCCCTTCGGTCACTGGGATGATCAGGCTCGGCCCATCCGGCTCAACGGGACCTACGACTCCATGTTTGGAATGACAGTCAGCAACATCGGAGACCTGGACCAGGACGGATACGGAG ATATTGCTGTGGGGGCACCATTTGATGGAGATGGCAAAGTTTTCATCTACAGAGGCTCAGATGCTGGAATTGAAACAAAACCTGCTCAG GTGCTGGATGGTCGTGACTTTGATGTCAGACGCTTTGGATACTCCATCTCAGGTGGTTTGGATATTGATAATAACCAGTATCCAGATATTGCAGTTGGCTCTCTTAATGACTCAGTGGTTCTCTTCAG GTCTCATCCAGTCATCCATGTGATCAGAGAAATATCTATCGACCCTCAATACATTGATCTGGAGCAGTACAACTGCAAGGGCAGAGAAGGAGTCTG CGTGGAGGTCAAAGCCTGCTTCACCTTCACAGCCCACCCAGAACACTACTCACCACACATTA CCCTGGTGGTGCATTTTGAAGCCGACACCGAGCGCAGGAAGTTGGGCCTCCCGCACCGCGTTAACTTCTTGGGCCGCAGTTCCCTGGATCCGGAGTACACTCAGACAGAGGAAGTAGAGCTGCATCGGCAGCGTCATCCTGTGTGCGCCACTGCTGTCTTCCAGCTCCAT GAGAACATCCGTGACAAACTGCGTCCCATCTCATTGGCGATAACCCACACTATCAAGCCTGTGCCACCACGCAGACACTCAGGTGCCAAGAGGCTGGAGAAGCTGGCGCCTGTACTGAGTGTTTCCCCCTCTAATACATTGCACTCTGAG GTGAACTTCCTGCGAGAAGGATGTGGCAGCGACAAAATCTGCCAGAGCAACTTGAAGCTGAGCTACCAGTTTGGAAcacgacctctgacctctgacctcttcaCCCCTCTGCAAAA AGATGAGGATGACGTGCAGGTGTTCTCCCTGTCAGAACAGCGGTTGGTGGTGCTGGAGCTCATCGTCACCAACATGCCCTCTGACCCCCTGCACCCTGAGGAGGACGGAGATGACGCCCACGCTGCTCAGCTGCTTGTCTCCCTTCCAAACACTCTGTCGTATGCCGGCTCCAGGATCCCACCACAG ATGAGATGCCAAGCGAACCAGAATGGCTCCCAAGTTGAGTGTGACCTGGGAAACCCTGTGAAACGAAACACTAAG ctgaaatTCTCCATCAACTTGAGCACATCTAACATCACAATCGAGACCACTGAGTTGACAGCAGATCTCTTACTGACAAC TATCAGCGAGCAGCCTGACCTGGCACCAGTCACAGCTTTTGCTAAAGTTGTGATAGAgctccctctgtctgtcagtgg ACTTGCTCGTCCTCACCAGCTGTTCTTCAGCGGGACAGTGAAGGGAGAAAGTGCCATGACCAGTCTGGAGGACATCGGCAGCCCTGTGGATTTTGAGTTTGTG GTCGCTAATCCCGGGCAAGCTCTGAAGACGCTCGGCTCGGCCTTCCTCAACATCATGTGGCCTTACGAGCTGGCCAATGGGAAATGGCTCCTGTATCCTGCCAGCTGGAAGTTTGAGGGtcacccagacacacactgctCCCCAACAGGGGCGTTGAATCCTCTGAAGCTAGACAGCTCCTCACCTGCAGAACTTCCACAG GCTGGGCGAACGCGCCGCTCCCACCCAGAGGAGGAAGGTCAAGTGATGACAAAAGCCAGCATCGGACGAACCACCCCAGCTGTGGCAGCTTCAGAGAGACGCAAGTCGCTCAATCTG GATTGTCTCTTGGGGTCGGCACGCTGTGTCCTGTTCCAGTGTCCCCTCCACAGCTTCTCTGGTCAGGCTGTACTCAAGATCCACGCCAGGCTGTGGAACAGCAGTTTCAAAGAG gaGTTTCCAGCAGTCAGTGCTCTGGAGCTGCTGGTCAGAGCCAACATCACTGTGAAGTCCAGCATCAAACATCTGGTCCTCAAGGACGCCGCTGCACAG GTTCCAGTGATGATCTATCCTGAGCCTGGTCTCGCTGACCAGTACTGGATCCCCTGGTGGATCATCCTCATAGCCGTCCTGGCAGGCATCCTGCTGCTGACTCTACTGGTCTGCATACTGTGGAAG TGTGGCTTCTTCCAACGGGCCCACTACAAAGACAAATTGCCTCAGTACCACGCGGTGAAGATTCCTCGCGAGGACCGGCCACAGTTCCAGACTGAGAAGTCAGGAGTTGTCCATAAAAAGGAATGGGCCACGCACTGGAGTGACGGGACCTCGTAA
- the itga7 gene encoding integrin alpha-7 isoform X1, translated as MATLVSLGNTVSLSSCSSHPWTALLWALLTLLSQVWGFNLDTTHTLHKLGDRGTFFGFSLALHQQLTPEPQSWILVGAPQAAGQGLLRGSRPGALFKCPITPEEYDCERVDIDGEVSLDRESKDNQWLGVTVKSQGIGGKVVTCAHLYELRQRVSQPSETRDPIGRCYVLSEDLTERDDLDGGEWKFCEGRPQGHEQFGFCQQGLSVSFTPDNNFILFGAPGTYNWKGEMRVQLLNQTLLDLGFYDDGPYEVADQKQLNAQLIPVPYHSYLGFSVDSAMGIMSLGELTFVAGAPRANHTGAVVLLRKDNVYRLVPQHIFWGEELASSFGYSVATTDLNRDGWTDLIVGAPNFFDRKAEIGGAVYVYLNPFGHWDDQARPIRLNGTYDSMFGMTVSNIGDLDQDGYGDIAVGAPFDGDGKVFIYRGSDAGIETKPAQVLDGRDFDVRRFGYSISGGLDIDNNQYPDIAVGSLNDSVVLFRSHPVIHVIREISIDPQYIDLEQYNCKGREGVCVEVKACFTFTAHPEHYSPHITLVVHFEADTERRKLGLPHRVNFLGRSSLDPEYTQTEEVELHRQRHPVCATAVFQLHENIRDKLRPISLAITHTIKPVPPRRHSGAKRLEKLAPVLSVSPSNTLHSEVNFLREGCGSDKICQSNLKLSYQFGTRPLTSDLFTPLQKDEDDVQVFSLSEQRLVVLELIVTNMPSDPLHPEEDGDDAHAAQLLVSLPNTLSYAGSRIPPQMRCQANQNGSQVECDLGNPVKRNTKLKFSINLSTSNITIETTELTADLLLTTISEQPDLAPVTAFAKVVIELPLSVSGLARPHQLFFSGTVKGESAMTSLEDIGSPVDFEFVVANPGQALKTLGSAFLNIMWPYELANGKWLLYPASWKFEGHPDTHCSPTGALNPLKLDSSSPAELPQAGRTRRSHPEEEGQVMTKASIGRTTPAVAASERRKSLNLDCLLGSARCVLFQCPLHSFSGQAVLKIHARLWNSSFKEEFPAVSALELLVRANITVKSSIKHLVLKDAAAQVPVMIYPEPGLADQYWIPWWIILIAVLAGILLLTLLVCILWKCGFFQRAHYKDKLPQYHAVKIPREDRPQFQTEKSGVVHKKEWATHWSDGTS; from the exons GATCCTTGTGGGGGCACCGCAGGCAGCAGGACAGGGCCTGTTGCGGGGCAGTCGACCAGGAGCTTTGTTCAAGTGTCCAATCACGCCAGAGGAGTACGACTGTGAGAGGGTGGATATTGATGGAGAAG tgAGTCTGGACAGAGAGAGCAAAGACAACCAGTGGCTGGGAGTCACTGTCAAGAGTCAGGGGATTGGAGGGAAGGTGGTG ACCTGCGCTCACCTGTATGAGCTCAGGCAACGTGTAAGTCAACCTTCAGAGACTCGTGACCCCATTGGACGCTGCTACGTTCTGAGTGAGGACCTGACAGAGCGAGATGACCTGGACGGAGGGGAGTGGAAGTTCTGTGAGGGCCGACCACAGGGGCACGAGCAGTTTGGCTTCTGTCAGCAGGGCCTGTCTGTCAGTTTCACCCCAGACAACAACTTCATTCTGTTTGGGGCTCCGGGAACATACAACTGGAAAG GTGAGATGCGCGTCCAGCTCCTAAACCAGACTCTGCTTGACCTCGGTTTCTATGACGACGGACCGTAcgaggtggcagatcagaaacaACTTAATGCCCAGCTCATCCCTGTGCCCTACCACAGTTACCTGG GGTTTTCTGTGGACTCGGCCATGGGGATAATGAGCCTCGGGGAACTGACCTTTGTGGCGGGAGCACCTCGGGCCAATCACACAGGGGCAGTGGTGCTGCTGAGGAAGGACAACGTGTACCGGCTGGTGCCACAGCACATTTTCTGGGGGGAGGAGCTGGCGTCTTCATTTGGGTACTCGGTAGCTACGACAGATCTAAACAGGGATGG CTGGACAGATCTGATTGTTGGAGCTCCTAATTTCTTTGACCGTAAGGCAGAGATTGGTGGAGCTGTTTATGTGTACCTAAACCCCTTCGGTCACTGGGATGATCAGGCTCGGCCCATCCGGCTCAACGGGACCTACGACTCCATGTTTGGAATGACAGTCAGCAACATCGGAGACCTGGACCAGGACGGATACGGAG ATATTGCTGTGGGGGCACCATTTGATGGAGATGGCAAAGTTTTCATCTACAGAGGCTCAGATGCTGGAATTGAAACAAAACCTGCTCAG GTGCTGGATGGTCGTGACTTTGATGTCAGACGCTTTGGATACTCCATCTCAGGTGGTTTGGATATTGATAATAACCAGTATCCAGATATTGCAGTTGGCTCTCTTAATGACTCAGTGGTTCTCTTCAG GTCTCATCCAGTCATCCATGTGATCAGAGAAATATCTATCGACCCTCAATACATTGATCTGGAGCAGTACAACTGCAAGGGCAGAGAAGGAGTCTG CGTGGAGGTCAAAGCCTGCTTCACCTTCACAGCCCACCCAGAACACTACTCACCACACATTA CCCTGGTGGTGCATTTTGAAGCCGACACCGAGCGCAGGAAGTTGGGCCTCCCGCACCGCGTTAACTTCTTGGGCCGCAGTTCCCTGGATCCGGAGTACACTCAGACAGAGGAAGTAGAGCTGCATCGGCAGCGTCATCCTGTGTGCGCCACTGCTGTCTTCCAGCTCCAT GAGAACATCCGTGACAAACTGCGTCCCATCTCATTGGCGATAACCCACACTATCAAGCCTGTGCCACCACGCAGACACTCAGGTGCCAAGAGGCTGGAGAAGCTGGCGCCTGTACTGAGTGTTTCCCCCTCTAATACATTGCACTCTGAG GTGAACTTCCTGCGAGAAGGATGTGGCAGCGACAAAATCTGCCAGAGCAACTTGAAGCTGAGCTACCAGTTTGGAAcacgacctctgacctctgacctcttcaCCCCTCTGCAAAA AGATGAGGATGACGTGCAGGTGTTCTCCCTGTCAGAACAGCGGTTGGTGGTGCTGGAGCTCATCGTCACCAACATGCCCTCTGACCCCCTGCACCCTGAGGAGGACGGAGATGACGCCCACGCTGCTCAGCTGCTTGTCTCCCTTCCAAACACTCTGTCGTATGCCGGCTCCAGGATCCCACCACAG ATGAGATGCCAAGCGAACCAGAATGGCTCCCAAGTTGAGTGTGACCTGGGAAACCCTGTGAAACGAAACACTAAG ctgaaatTCTCCATCAACTTGAGCACATCTAACATCACAATCGAGACCACTGAGTTGACAGCAGATCTCTTACTGACAAC TATCAGCGAGCAGCCTGACCTGGCACCAGTCACAGCTTTTGCTAAAGTTGTGATAGAgctccctctgtctgtcagtgg ACTTGCTCGTCCTCACCAGCTGTTCTTCAGCGGGACAGTGAAGGGAGAAAGTGCCATGACCAGTCTGGAGGACATCGGCAGCCCTGTGGATTTTGAGTTTGTG GTCGCTAATCCCGGGCAAGCTCTGAAGACGCTCGGCTCGGCCTTCCTCAACATCATGTGGCCTTACGAGCTGGCCAATGGGAAATGGCTCCTGTATCCTGCCAGCTGGAAGTTTGAGGGtcacccagacacacactgctCCCCAACAGGGGCGTTGAATCCTCTGAAGCTAGACAGCTCCTCACCTGCAGAACTTCCACAG GCTGGGCGAACGCGCCGCTCCCACCCAGAGGAGGAAGGTCAAGTGATGACAAAAGCCAGCATCGGACGAACCACCCCAGCTGTGGCAGCTTCAGAGAGACGCAAGTCGCTCAATCTG GATTGTCTCTTGGGGTCGGCACGCTGTGTCCTGTTCCAGTGTCCCCTCCACAGCTTCTCTGGTCAGGCTGTACTCAAGATCCACGCCAGGCTGTGGAACAGCAGTTTCAAAGAG gaGTTTCCAGCAGTCAGTGCTCTGGAGCTGCTGGTCAGAGCCAACATCACTGTGAAGTCCAGCATCAAACATCTGGTCCTCAAGGACGCCGCTGCACAG GTTCCAGTGATGATCTATCCTGAGCCTGGTCTCGCTGACCAGTACTGGATCCCCTGGTGGATCATCCTCATAGCCGTCCTGGCAGGCATCCTGCTGCTGACTCTACTGGTCTGCATACTGTGGAAG TGTGGCTTCTTCCAACGGGCCCACTACAAAGACAAATTGCCTCAGTACCACGCGGTGAAGATTCCTCGCGAGGACCGGCCACAGTTCCAGACTGAGAAGTCAGGAGTTGTCCATAAAAAGGAATGGGCCACGCACTGGAGTGACGGGACCTCGTAA